A single window of Rhodamnia argentea isolate NSW1041297 chromosome 5, ASM2092103v1, whole genome shotgun sequence DNA harbors:
- the LOC115737161 gene encoding probable carboxylesterase 2, with the protein MDPDASEVARDFRPFFRVYKDGRVEKYKLFDQVKPVPAGLDPATGVETKDVVVSPETGVSARIFFARKASGPDRKLPLLVHYHGGGFCAGSPFDTASHGLLSTMVTRAGVVAISIGYRLAPENPLPIAYEDSFEALKWIAGHSGGSGPEPWLNQYADLGRVFIVGESAGANIGHYVAVRAGAAGLAGIRIKGMLIVHPFFGGKETDEMYKFMCPTSSGLDDDLKLNPAVDPDLPKMACEKVLVCVAEKDWLRGRGVKYYDTLCGSEWKGKAELVEAKDEGHCFHLFSKNERAEQLIKKMVDFITED; encoded by the exons ATGGACCCAGACGCTTCGGAGGTTGCGCGCGATTTCCGCCCCTTCTTCAGGGTCTACAAGGACGGACGCGTGGAGAAGTACAAGCTGTTCGACCAAGTCAAGCCCGTCCCTGCCGGCCTCGACCCCGCGACCGGGGTCGAGACCAAGGACGTCGTCGTCTCGCCCGAGACTGGCGTGTCGGCCCGGATCTTCTTCGCCCGCAAGGCCAGCGGGCCGGATCGGAAGCTGCCCCTCCTCGTCCACTACCACGGGGGTGGGTTCTGCGCCGGGTCGCCGTTCGACACGGCGTCGCACGGCCTCCTCTCCACGATGGTGACTCGGGCCGGCGTCGTCGCTATCTCCATCGGTTACAG GTTGGCCCCGGAAAACCCACTTCCCATTGCTTACGAGGACTCGTTCGAAGCCCTAAAGTGGATTGCAGGCCACTCGGGCGGATCCGGCCCGGAGCCATGGCTGAACCAGTACGCGGATCTTGGGCGGGTCTTCATAGTGGGGGAGAGCGCCGGAGCCAACATAGGCCACTACGTGGCTGTCCGAGCGGGCGCGGCCGGATTGGCGGGAATCAGGATCAAGGGCATGCTGATAGTGCACCCGTTCTTCGGAGGCAAAGAGACGGATGAGATGTACAAGTTCATGTGCCCAACGAGCTCCGGGCTCGACGACGACCTGAAGCTGAACCCGGCCGTCGACCCCGACCTGCCGAAGATGGCGTGCGAGAAGGTGCTGGTGTGCGTGGCGGAGAAGGATTGGCTGAGGGGTAGAGGGGTGAAGTACTACGATACGCTGTGCGGGAGCGAGTGGAAGGGGAAAGCGGAGCTTGTGGAGGCTAAGGATGAGGGACATTGCTTTCATTTGTTTAGCAAGAACGAGAGGGCTGAGCAATTGATCAAGAAGATGGTTGATTTCATCACCGaggattag